The sequence GGATTTTCGTACAAGACGCAAAAGGAGAACTAACTTTCACTCTTCCCGATGATCCTGACTCGAATGGTTACTGGGACGCTTCCATATCAAGTCCCCAGTATACTTGGAACCAGTGGACATATCTAACGGTTACCCTTTACAACGGCAACTTGGTGTTTTACCAGAAAACCTCAGGCTGGAACTGGGGTAACATTAGTACTTATATTCAGATGTCAAGCTATACTGTTACCATATCTGGGGATGGAAGAATAGGTATAGGGCAGTGGAGCGGAGGTCCTAGTTATTACGGGTGGATAGTTGTTCGCAACTACGTTGACCCAGAACCCTCTGTCTCTGTCGGGTACTGGTACTATCAGCTCACGTTCTATCCTCGGACTTGACTGTTAGGTCACGCGCTTTGTTGTTCTTATACCACTCCACAGTCTTCTTCAGTCCATCCTCCAGTGTCCATTCCGGCTCAAAACCGAGTTTCCTAATCTCGCTTATGTCTGCCTGACTGTGTCTTATATCTCCCGGCCTTGGCTTGTCGAAGAGTATCGAGCTGGTGGCGTTGGTTATTTCAATTATTTTCATCGCCAGCTCAAGAATAGTTGTCTGCCTCCCAGTTGCGACGTTGAAGACCCTTCCATTGGCTTTTCTGCTCTCTGCAACCAGGATGTTGGCCCTGACAACGTCCTTGACATAGATGAAGTCTCTCGTCTGCTTTCCGTCGCCGAAGATTACGAGCGGCTCGTTCTTCAGCGCACGGTTGATGAAGATGCTTATAACCCCCGCGTACTGGTTGGCACTCTGCCTCGGGCCGAAGACGTTGAAGTAGCGCAGGGAAACTGCTGGTATCCCATAGAGCTCGTTGAAAACTCTAAGGTACTGCTCTGCCGTTAGCTTCGTGACGCCATAAGGAGAGAGTGGTTTCGGCGTTTCCATCTCTTTGAGCGGCAGATTCGGATTGTCGCCATAAACAGCGGCGGAAGATGCGAAAATCAGCTTTCCATGACCTTCCATCAGGGCTCTCAAAATGTTGAGCGTGCCTATAACGTTGACCTCTTCCGTGAAAATCGGGTCCCTAACGCTCTCGACGACGCTGACTTGGGCAGCCTCGTGAAAAACGTAATCGGCGTGGCTTATCAGCTCGGCTATCGATTCGTAGTCCCTGATGTCGGCCTGAACGAACTTCGCCGCCGGCGGAACGTTTTCCCTCTTTCCAGTGTGGAGGTTGTCGATGACGATTACCTCGTTATCTTTGCTTAGTTCCCAGGCAATATGGGAGCCGATGAAGCCTGCCCCTCCAGTAACCACGACCAGCTTGTTTCTCATCTCTCTACCCCCGTAAGTAGTGTTTGCCGTGGGTTTTAACCTTTTGCCGTCTCTTTCCGCGGGATTTTAACAGATTTTTGTCTAATTCGAAACTGTTATAAGGCCCCTATTGACTTAAACTTGGGTAAGGAGCCATGCCGAGCTACATAGTTGTTGGTGGTCAATGGGGAGATGAGGGCAAGGGCTCTCTTATAGCCTACCTGGCCCTAAAGGATGAGCCTCAAATCATAGCACGCGGCGGCGTTGGGACGAACGCGGGCCACAGCGTCTTCATCAACGGCAGGAAATACGCAGTCAGACAGCTCCCAACAGGCTTTATGCAGACTAAAGCTAGGCTTCTCGTCGGGGCTGGAGTTCTTGTTGACCCTGAGG comes from Thermococcus sp. LS1 and encodes:
- a CDS encoding SDR family oxidoreductase, with product MRNKLVVVTGGAGFIGSHIAWELSKDNEVIVIDNLHTGKRENVPPAAKFVQADIRDYESIAELISHADYVFHEAAQVSVVESVRDPIFTEEVNVIGTLNILRALMEGHGKLIFASSAAVYGDNPNLPLKEMETPKPLSPYGVTKLTAEQYLRVFNELYGIPAVSLRYFNVFGPRQSANQYAGVISIFINRALKNEPLVIFGDGKQTRDFIYVKDVVRANILVAESRKANGRVFNVATGRQTTILELAMKIIEITNATSSILFDKPRPGDIRHSQADISEIRKLGFEPEWTLEDGLKKTVEWYKNNKARDLTVKSEDRT